One genomic window of Haloarchaeobius salinus includes the following:
- a CDS encoding UPF0058 family protein yields the protein MRKQELLHVHQLLSVVRRNLETEESVPSDAFAAYDELGVAPNACNRNKRDHEVAIHRLLAGIDTVTEARTGDDPADPPLVH from the coding sequence ATGCGTAAACAAGAGCTCCTCCACGTACACCAGCTGTTGAGCGTGGTGCGTCGGAATCTAGAGACGGAGGAGTCGGTTCCATCGGACGCGTTCGCGGCCTACGACGAACTCGGCGTCGCCCCGAACGCGTGCAACCGGAACAAACGAGACCACGAAGTCGCCATCCACCGCCTGCTCGCCGGCATCGACACCGTCACCGAGGCGCGCACCGGAGACGACCCCGCGGACCCACCGCTGGTGCACTAG
- a CDS encoding DUF5800 family protein, whose translation MTTLSFDDDGCDVVYEGTEFRLERALIEEAIEKDYRDVTDHEVLQMVEENPDLKGEPRRIGDII comes from the coding sequence ATGACGACCCTCTCGTTCGACGACGACGGCTGCGACGTGGTGTACGAAGGCACCGAGTTCCGACTCGAGCGCGCGCTCATCGAGGAGGCCATAGAGAAGGACTACCGCGACGTCACCGACCACGAGGTGCTGCAGATGGTCGAGGAGAACCCCGACCTGAAGGGCGAACCCCGGCGCATCGGCGACATCATCTGA
- a CDS encoding polymer-forming cytoskeletal protein, protein MSLSTDPLDELSIPDGTTVEEHDLVTDGDVLMGGRSTVEFGIRGRNVLAGEGVRIGGGVEAEADCRLDMWSDVAGNVLVGRDAFIGERTHIGGQLMVSGDLDVGDDVDIEDGFEANGWIVIRNPMPTIVFLFVYLKQLMLLGEEEAAENLVNELSDEEDPDEPPLIVPRGATVSDDAWRVSTPASIGDECRLHGNIRAESIEVGEDCNIFGSLRAKHDIYIGEGTRVHGDVTTRKGEVRIAPGALVLGDVSCSDLELSKGAEVDGTMRARGNITMQGIARRDVE, encoded by the coding sequence GTGTCGCTGAGTACGGACCCACTCGACGAACTCTCCATTCCCGACGGGACGACGGTGGAGGAGCACGACCTCGTGACCGACGGCGACGTGCTCATGGGCGGGCGGTCGACCGTCGAGTTCGGTATCCGGGGACGGAACGTCCTCGCGGGCGAGGGGGTCCGCATCGGCGGTGGCGTCGAAGCAGAGGCGGACTGCCGCCTCGACATGTGGTCCGACGTGGCCGGGAACGTCCTCGTCGGCCGCGACGCGTTCATCGGCGAGCGGACCCACATCGGCGGCCAGCTCATGGTCTCGGGCGACCTCGACGTCGGCGACGACGTGGACATCGAGGACGGCTTCGAGGCCAACGGCTGGATCGTCATCCGGAACCCGATGCCGACCATCGTCTTCCTGTTCGTCTACCTCAAGCAGCTGATGCTGCTCGGGGAGGAGGAGGCCGCGGAGAACCTGGTGAACGAACTGTCCGACGAGGAGGACCCCGACGAGCCGCCGCTCATCGTCCCGCGCGGTGCGACGGTGAGCGACGACGCCTGGCGGGTCTCGACGCCGGCGTCCATCGGCGACGAGTGCCGGCTCCACGGCAACATCCGCGCCGAGTCCATCGAGGTCGGCGAGGACTGCAACATCTTCGGCAGCCTGCGCGCCAAGCACGACATCTACATCGGCGAGGGCACCCGCGTCCACGGCGACGTGACCACCCGCAAGGGCGAGGTCCGTATCGCCCCCGGCGCGCTCGTCCTCGGCGACGTCTCCTGTTCGGACCTCGAACTCTCGAAGGGTGCCGAGGTCGACGGGACGATGCGCGCCCGCGGCAACATCACGATGCAGGGCATCGCGCGGCGCGACGTGGAGTAG